A single region of the Salvelinus sp. IW2-2015 linkage group LG20, ASM291031v2, whole genome shotgun sequence genome encodes:
- the cbln17 gene encoding cerebellin 17 has translation MHIFPMRAFLVPLVLLICHLGVAKDIPSEDESSHLQTALHFDIKSELRDLRDMVVLQRAELSRTMTELRDTKTQVEGLKTENSVMESRLMSSEGQLEALKTENAAILSRVTSTESEVEKLQRENAERPKVAFSTSLGKTGHQGPFNTATTVVYKNIFTNTGEHYNQATGIFTAPVRGVYHFSFTMGDFLQSTVMGLSLFKNDQLIIHSGEVGDHQQFRNASNAVILQLEVGDVVFMQLPANYRIYDDSNHRNTFTGILLFPV, from the exons ATGCATATTTTCCCAATGAGAGCTTTTCTAGTTCCATTGGTGTTGCTGATCTGTCATTTGGGAGTAGCTAAGGACATTCCAAGTGAAGATGAATCCTCTCACTTACAGACAGCCCTTCACTTTGACATCAAGTCTGAGCTGAGAGATCTGAGAGACATGGTGGTGCTGCAAAGAGCAGAGCTGAGCCGCACCATGACTGAACTACGAGACACTAAGACTCAGGTGGAGGGGCTGAAAACAGAGAACTCAG TCATGGAGTCCAGGCTGATGAGTTCTGAAGGACAACTTGAGGCATTGAAGACAGAGAATGCAG CCATACTGAGCAGGGTAACATCCACTGAGAGTGAGGTTGAGAAACTGCAGAGGGAGAATGCAG AGAGACCCAAGgtggcattttcaacctctttGGGAAAAACTGGACACCAAGGACCATTCAACACTGCCACCACCGTAGTCTACAAGAACATCTTCACAAACACCGGTGAACACTACAACCAAGCTACAG GTATCTTCACAGCACCTGTGAGAGGGGTCTACCACTTCAGCTTCACAATGGGTGATTTTCTCCAGTCAACTGTTATGGGCCTATCCCTGTTCAAGAATGATCAGCTAATAATTCATTCAGGGGAAGTAGGTGACCATCAGCAGTTTAGAAATGCATCCAATGCAGTCATACTACAGCTGGAAGTGGGAGATGTCGTTTTTATGCAACTCCCTGCAAACTACAGGATTTATGATGATTCAAATCACCGTAACACTTTTACTGGCATTCTACTCTTCCCTGTTTGA